The Bacteroidia bacterium DNA segment AACGATCACGATTCTATTTCTTTACAGTATTGGTTAAACTTAAAAAAAATGGATATTATAAAGGATAAGATTCTATTAATAAAATAAAAAATGCAGAGATAAAAAAAGACGTTTGGAAAATTAATTTCCTACTTTTGTTTTTCAAATCTAAATAAACACAATGAGAACAATCCAATTCAGAGAAGCGCTCCGCGAAGCGATGAACGAAGAAATGCGTAAAGATGAACGTGTTTTTTTAATGGGCGAAGAAGTGGCCGAATACAACGGCGCGTACAAAGTGAGCCAAGGAATGTTGGAAGAATTTGGCGCGAAACGCGTAATTGACACACCCATTGCAGAGCTTGGTTTTGCTGGTATTGGCGTGGGTGCCGCGATGAATGGGTTGCGTCCGATTATCGAATTTATGACCTTTAATTTTTCCTTAGTGGCGATAGATCAAGTGATTAATTCTGCTGCTAAAATGATGTCTATGTCGGGCGGACAATTAACGATGCCGATTGTTTTTCGAGGACCTACCGGTTCGGCGGGAATGTTGAGTTCTCAGCATTCGCAATCGTTTGATAGTTGGTATGCCAATTGTCCGGGATTGAAAGTAGTTGTGCCTTCTATTCCGTACGATGCAAAAGGACTTTTAAAGTCTGCGATTCGCGATAATGATCCTGTTATTTTTATGGAATCCGAACAAATGTATGGCGATAAAGGCGAAGTGCCAGAAGGCGAATACATTATTCCTATTGGTGTTGCAGACATTAAAAAAGCAGGGAAAGATGTAACAATTGTGTCTTTCGGAAAAATTATGAAAGTGGCTTTGGCTGCTGCCGCTGAATTAGAAAAAGAAGGTATTTCTGCGGAAGTCATTGATTTGCGCAGCATTCGCCCGATTGATTACAATTGCATTATTCAATCTGTG contains these protein-coding regions:
- a CDS encoding pyruvate dehydrogenase complex E1 component subunit beta, which translates into the protein MRTIQFREALREAMNEEMRKDERVFLMGEEVAEYNGAYKVSQGMLEEFGAKRVIDTPIAELGFAGIGVGAAMNGLRPIIEFMTFNFSLVAIDQVINSAAKMMSMSGGQLTMPIVFRGPTGSAGMLSSQHSQSFDSWYANCPGLKVVVPSIPYDAKGLLKSAIRDNDPVIFMESEQMYGDKGEVPEGEYIIPIGVADIKKAGKDVTIVSFGKIMKVALAAAAELEKEGISAEVIDLRSIRPIDYNCIIQSVKKTNRLVVVEEAWPLSSIATEIAFKVQKEAFDYLDAPVLRITSADVPLPYAPTLIEAALPNVARVVKAVKEVLYVKK